From Salipiger profundus, a single genomic window includes:
- a CDS encoding DUF2730 family protein, whose amino-acid sequence MTVDVSLLNQIAGVLGFCIAVASMVFTFFATRSKATDERFKTGSDRMDRHELRLQTLEQTVQGLPGRDDIHGIEIHVERLAGEMTRVAAVMEAQTKLMERLERVVTRHEDHLLKGNQR is encoded by the coding sequence GTGACAGTCGATGTCTCGCTTCTGAACCAGATCGCCGGGGTGCTCGGCTTCTGCATCGCGGTGGCGTCGATGGTCTTCACCTTCTTCGCCACCCGCTCGAAGGCCACCGACGAACGCTTCAAGACCGGCTCCGACCGGATGGACCGGCACGAGCTTCGGCTGCAGACGCTGGAGCAGACCGTGCAGGGGCTGCCAGGGCGCGACGACATCCACGGCATCGAGATCCACGTCGAGCGCCTGGCCGGCGAGATGACCCGCGTCGCGGCGGTGATGGAGGCGCAGACCAAGCTGATGGAGCGGCTGGAGCGCGTCGTCACCCGCCACGAGGACCA